Proteins encoded by one window of Channa argus isolate prfri chromosome 1, Channa argus male v1.0, whole genome shotgun sequence:
- the utp23 gene encoding rRNA-processing protein UTP23 homolog, with protein MKIKRQKQAKKTISFYKYNFNFREPFQILIDGTFCQAALKNKIQIKEQMPKYLMGEVQLCTTNCALKELETLGKQLYGAKIILQRFQVRRCAHFKDPVPASECLLSMLEETNPHHYFVATQDHTLTTGLKKIPGVPLLYIILNTIVLDKPSQTSLDHVQAIQLGELVSPAQQQSIRSMKEEQGIDQKNGEKRGKKRKRKQSNPNPLSCLKKKKKKGVPTPPLKKTEQGEKRKRSRHKKQKTEQGENMSAPVVPST; from the exons ATGAAGATCAAGCGACagaaacaagccaaaaaaacaataagtttttacaaatacaatttcaacTTTAGGGAACCGTTTCAGATTCTCATAGATGGGACATTTTGTCAAGCGGCGTTGAAAAACAAGATTCAGATCAAAGAGCAGATGCCAAAGTACCTGATGGGGGAGGTTCAGCTGTGCACCACCAA CTGTGCACTGAAAGAACTAGAGACTCTGGGGAAACAGCTGTATGGCGCTAAGATCATTTTGCAGAGGTTCCAGGTCAGGAGGTGTGCGCATTTCAAGGATCCAGTTCCTGCTTCCGAGTGTCTGCTGTCCATGCTGGAGGAGACAAACCCCCACCATTATTTTGTTGCCACACAG GACCACACCCTAACAACAGGCCTGAAGAAGATCCCGGGCGTTCCCCTGCTCTACATCATCCTCAACACCATTGTGTTGGACAAACCCAGCCAGACGTCCCTCGACCACGTCCAGGCCATCCAACTGGGAGAGCTGGTCAGCCCGGCCCAGCAGCAGAGCATCCGCAGCATGAAAGAAGAGCAGGGCATCGACCAGAAGAACGGAGAGAAGCgggggaagaagaggaagaggaagcagagcAACCCCAACCCTCTGAGTtgcctgaagaagaagaagaagaaaggggtGCCGACCCCACCCTTGAAGAAGACTGAGCAgggggaaaagagaaaaagaagtcgtcataagaaacaaaagacagaacaaggagaaaacatgtcTGCTCCTGTGGTTCCAAGCACGTAA
- the rnf5 gene encoding E3 ubiquitin-protein ligase RNF185 isoform X2, producing MAAADPRSSSDGGAASRGGFPAEDSTNDSDGPGGSSSGGGGGGSVGGERERDRATFECNICLDTARDAVISMCGHLFCWPCLHQWLETRPSRQQCPVCKAAISRDKVIPLYGRGSSSQEDPRCSRVLATPAFTCLLASVLSPSASSPQSSTPMIPFTEQTSIQVITKALVTSTTAITTGKTPSSSLWPYSSSSGC from the exons aTGGCGGCCGCGGATCCCCGGTCCTCGAGTGACGGCGGGGCGGCCAGCAGAGGCGGATTCCCGGCCGAGGATAGCACCAACGACAGCGACGGGCCgggcggcagcagcagcggcggcggcggcggcgggaGCGTTGGGGGCGAACGGGAGCGGGACCGGGCCACCTTCGAGTGCAACATTTGTTTGGACACTGCCAGGGACGCTGTCATCAGTATGTGCGGACACTTGTTCTG CTGGCCATGTCTTCATCAG TGGTTGGAGACGCGGCCCAGCAGGCAGCAGTGCCCTGTTTGTAAAGCGGCCATCAGCAGGGACAAAGTTATTCCACTGTACGGCAGAGGGAGCTCCAGCCAGGAGGACCCCAG ATGTTCCAGGGTCTTGGCGACGCCGGCTTTCACATGTCTTTTGGCATCGGTGCTTTCCCCTTCGGCTTCTTCACCACAGTCTTCAACACCAATGATCCCTTTCACAGAGCAG ACCAGTATACAGGTGATCACCAAGGCACTGGTAACCTCAACAACGGCAATAACAACTGGCAAGactccctcttcctctttgtggccatattcttcttcttctggctgCTGA
- the rnf5 gene encoding E3 ubiquitin-protein ligase RNF5 isoform X1, with translation MAAADPRSSSDGGAASRGGFPAEDSTNDSDGPGGSSSGGGGGGSVGGERERDRATFECNICLDTARDAVISMCGHLFCWPCLHQWLETRPSRQQCPVCKAAISRDKVIPLYGRGSSSQEDPRLKTPPRPQGQRTEPESRGGMFQGLGDAGFHMSFGIGAFPFGFFTTVFNTNDPFHRADQYTGDHQGTGNLNNGNNNWQDSLFLFVAIFFFFWLLSV, from the exons aTGGCGGCCGCGGATCCCCGGTCCTCGAGTGACGGCGGGGCGGCCAGCAGAGGCGGATTCCCGGCCGAGGATAGCACCAACGACAGCGACGGGCCgggcggcagcagcagcggcggcggcggcggcgggaGCGTTGGGGGCGAACGGGAGCGGGACCGGGCCACCTTCGAGTGCAACATTTGTTTGGACACTGCCAGGGACGCTGTCATCAGTATGTGCGGACACTTGTTCTG CTGGCCATGTCTTCATCAG TGGTTGGAGACGCGGCCCAGCAGGCAGCAGTGCCCTGTTTGTAAAGCGGCCATCAGCAGGGACAAAGTTATTCCACTGTACGGCAGAGGGAGCTCCAGCCAGGAGGACCCCAG GCTGAAAACTCCACCTCGGCCTCAGGGACAGAGAACGGAGCCAGAAAGTAGAGGCGGG ATGTTCCAGGGTCTTGGCGACGCCGGCTTTCACATGTCTTTTGGCATCGGTGCTTTCCCCTTCGGCTTCTTCACCACAGTCTTCAACACCAATGATCCCTTTCACAGAGCAG ACCAGTATACAGGTGATCACCAAGGCACTGGTAACCTCAACAACGGCAATAACAACTGGCAAGactccctcttcctctttgtggccatattcttcttcttctggctgCTGAGCGTGTGA